The following coding sequences lie in one Primulina huaijiensis isolate GDHJ02 chromosome 2, ASM1229523v2, whole genome shotgun sequence genomic window:
- the LOC140970661 gene encoding uncharacterized protein isoform X2 has translation MPTCIEIFAEVVAGSTAWLGRGLSCVCAQGRDSDARPSFDLTPAQEECLIRLQSRIDVAYDSSFPEHQEALRALWAAAFPEEKLHGLISEQWKEMGWQGKDPSTDFRGGGFISLENLLYFARNYPKSFQDLLWKQEGDRALWEYPFAVAGVNITFMLIQMLDLEAVKPRTLVGVIFLKFLTENESALDLLYCIAFKLMDHQWLAMHASYMDFNTVMKATRRQLERELLQEDITRLEDLPSYELLSR, from the exons ATGCCTACTTGCATTGAGATTTTTG CCGAGGTTGTAGCAGGGTCCACAGCATGGCTTGGTCGAGGCCTTTCATGTGTTTGTGCTCAGGGAAGAGATAGTGATGCTCGTCCATCATTTGATTTGACACCTGCGCAG GAGGAATGCCTAATCAGGCTACAGAGTCGAATAGATGTTGCGTATGATAGTTCCTTTCCTGAACATCAG GAAGCTCTGAGGGCGCTGTGGGCTGCTGCCTTTCCTGAGGAGAAACTACACGGTTTAATTTCTGAGCAGTGGAAGGAGATGGGTTGGCAAGGAAAAGATCCATCTACAGATTTTCG TGGTGGCGGCTTCATATCATTGGAAAATTTATTATACTTCGCAAGGAACTATCCA AAATCGTTTCAGGATCTTCTTTGGAAGCAAGAAGGCGATCGGGCCTTGTGGGAATACCCATTTGCTGTGGCTGGTGTCAACATCACATTCATGCTTATTCAGATGCTTGATCTTGAAGCAG TAAAACCTCGTACACTAGTGGGAGTCATTTTTTTGAAGTTTCTAACAG AAAATGAATCTGCATTGGACCTTCTATATTGTATTGCATTCAAGTTAATGGACCATCAATGGCTTGCCATGCATGCCTCTTACATGGATTTCAAT ACTGTGATGAAAGCTACTCGGCGACAGCTGGAACGGGAGCTCCTTCAAGAAGATATAACACGCCTTGAAGACTTACCTTCATACGAGCTTCTCAGTCGATAG
- the LOC140970659 gene encoding uncharacterized protein isoform X2: MDRWSGVLKVQLYPNSSTFYRIAASLGLSSSPKNLAVPTGNAIFFSGDRVDWTGNPVIERLSDPLKIAEILVSKFGGSINAYVVEASIFNGPFAVFKDFIPSVNENGEPKTYDATGFPASTSLVLLLSKFLGEAKNAILGKQKEPYKSEASSSSSHKPETAILGFSKGGIILNQLLTELSFYESQKNTVSGGVTTQEDSSVIPTSKESLLSSISEIHYVDVGLNSNGAYLTNKDVIDRISECLSRRVTGIRFLFHGTPRQWSDERRIWIRKEKDALVRLLKRAAAARKDIDKLLIRERLYFPSKLPNLQMHFEIIEVMDVS, encoded by the exons ATGGATCGCTGGAGTGGAGTCTTGAAAGTTCAGTTGTATCCAAATAGCAGCACTTTCTACCGAATTGCAGCATCGCTCGGCCTctcttcttcacccaaaaaccTCGCT GTACCTACTGGAAATGCCATATTCTTTAGTGGAGATCGAGTGGACTGGACTGGAAATCCAGTGATTGAGAGATTATCCGATCCTCTGAAAAttgctgaaattttggtttCAAAGTTTGGGGGGTCCATTAATGCTTATGTTGTCGAGGCATCCATTTTCAATGGCCCTTTTGCAGTTTTTAAGGATTTTATCCCGTCTGTTAATGAGAATGGAGAGCCAAAAACATATGATGCTACTGGATTCCCAGCTTCTACATCACTGGTCCTGCTTTTGTCAAAGTTTCTTGGAGAG GCAAAGAATGCAATCTTGGGGAAACAGAAAGAGCCTTACAAGTCAGAAGCTTCTTCGTCATCTTCACACAAACCTGAGACAGCAATTCTTGGATTCAGCAAAGGAGGCATCATACTGAACCAGCTTTTAACCGAGCTTAGTTTTTATGAGAGCCAAAAAAATACTGTGAGTGGAGGAGTAACTACCCAAGAAGACAGCTCTGTCATACCCACCTCAAAAGAAAGCCTCTTAAGCAGCATATCTGAGATTCATTATGTGGACGTCGGCTTAAACTCTAATGGAGCatatctcacaaataaagatgtGATCGATAGAATTTCTGAATGTCTTTCTCGTAGAGTAACTGGAATTCGGTTTCTTTTTCATGGAACACCTAGACAATGGTCTGATGAGAGGAGGATTTGGATTCGAAAGGAGAAGGATGCGCTAGTTCGTCTACTCAAAAGGGCAGCTGCTGCAAGGAAGGATATAGATAAGTTACTAATTCGCGAGAGATTATATTTTCCTAGTAAGCTTCCTAATCTGCAAATGCATTTTGAAATAATTGAAGTTATGGATGTTAGTTGA
- the LOC140970659 gene encoding uncharacterized protein isoform X1, which produces MFPNKLYILRLLLRTFYTSRKNFLAAGEVCIMDRWSGVLKVQLYPNSSTFYRIAASLGLSSSPKNLAVPTGNAIFFSGDRVDWTGNPVIERLSDPLKIAEILVSKFGGSINAYVVEASIFNGPFAVFKDFIPSVNENGEPKTYDATGFPASTSLVLLLSKFLGEAKNAILGKQKEPYKSEASSSSSHKPETAILGFSKGGIILNQLLTELSFYESQKNTVSGGVTTQEDSSVIPTSKESLLSSISEIHYVDVGLNSNGAYLTNKDVIDRISECLSRRVTGIRFLFHGTPRQWSDERRIWIRKEKDALVRLLKRAAAARKDIDKLLIRERLYFPSKLPNLQMHFEIIEVMDVS; this is translated from the exons ATGTTTCCGAATAAACTTTATATTTTGAGACTGTTATTACGGACATTTTACACTTCACGTAAGAATTTTCTTGCTGCAGGGGAAGTG TGTATCATGGATCGCTGGAGTGGAGTCTTGAAAGTTCAGTTGTATCCAAATAGCAGCACTTTCTACCGAATTGCAGCATCGCTCGGCCTctcttcttcacccaaaaaccTCGCT GTACCTACTGGAAATGCCATATTCTTTAGTGGAGATCGAGTGGACTGGACTGGAAATCCAGTGATTGAGAGATTATCCGATCCTCTGAAAAttgctgaaattttggtttCAAAGTTTGGGGGGTCCATTAATGCTTATGTTGTCGAGGCATCCATTTTCAATGGCCCTTTTGCAGTTTTTAAGGATTTTATCCCGTCTGTTAATGAGAATGGAGAGCCAAAAACATATGATGCTACTGGATTCCCAGCTTCTACATCACTGGTCCTGCTTTTGTCAAAGTTTCTTGGAGAG GCAAAGAATGCAATCTTGGGGAAACAGAAAGAGCCTTACAAGTCAGAAGCTTCTTCGTCATCTTCACACAAACCTGAGACAGCAATTCTTGGATTCAGCAAAGGAGGCATCATACTGAACCAGCTTTTAACCGAGCTTAGTTTTTATGAGAGCCAAAAAAATACTGTGAGTGGAGGAGTAACTACCCAAGAAGACAGCTCTGTCATACCCACCTCAAAAGAAAGCCTCTTAAGCAGCATATCTGAGATTCATTATGTGGACGTCGGCTTAAACTCTAATGGAGCatatctcacaaataaagatgtGATCGATAGAATTTCTGAATGTCTTTCTCGTAGAGTAACTGGAATTCGGTTTCTTTTTCATGGAACACCTAGACAATGGTCTGATGAGAGGAGGATTTGGATTCGAAAGGAGAAGGATGCGCTAGTTCGTCTACTCAAAAGGGCAGCTGCTGCAAGGAAGGATATAGATAAGTTACTAATTCGCGAGAGATTATATTTTCCTAGTAAGCTTCCTAATCTGCAAATGCATTTTGAAATAATTGAAGTTATGGATGTTAGTTGA
- the LOC140970660 gene encoding ubiquitin-conjugating enzyme E2 28-like: protein MASKRILKELKDLQKDPPTSCSAGPVGEDVFHWQATIMGPQDSPYAGGVFLVTIHFPPDYPFKPPKVAFRTKVFHPNINSNGSICLDILKEQWSPALTISKVLLSICSLLTDPNPDDPLVPEIAHIYKTDRTKYEQTARSWTQKYAMG from the exons ATGGCATCAAAACGGATCTTGAAGGAGCTCAAGGATCTCCAGAAAGATCCTCCTACTTCTTGCAGCGCCG GACCTGTTGGTGAAGATGTGTTCCACTGGCAAGCAACCATAATGGGTCCCCAGGATAGTCCTTACGCAGGGGGGGTCTTTTTAGTTACTATTCATTTCCCCCCTGATTACCCATTCAAACCTCCGAAG GTTGCTTTCAGGACAAAAGTTTTTCACCCGAATATAAATAGCAATGGCAGTATATGCCTTGATATCTTGAAGGAGCAGTGGAGCCCTGCATTAACTATTTCTAAG GTGCTCCTCTCAATCTGTTCACTTTTAACGGACCCAAACCCTGATGATCCATTGGTGCCAGAAATCGCACATATTTACAAAACAGACAGAACCAAGTACGAGCAAACTGCTAGGAGCTGGACCCAGAAGTATGCTATGGGTTAG
- the LOC140970658 gene encoding RGG repeats nuclear RNA binding protein A-like isoform X1 — translation MATLNPFDLLEDDDTEDPSLLIAAHQKKIEPKKPSVQPEKPVPPPAKLPSKPLPPSEAVREAKTESGRGGGSSGRGRGYGRGRGAGSGFNGETTNTSNSPGNKAISGAQGATDEADSRASSGRRGGYGGPRGPFRGGRRGGFSNGGEDEGERDRPRRAFDRHSGTGRGSSEMKREGSGRGNWGTQIDEPVSVVEEAPNEGEKILDAEKPPGEVNAATDGNKEAASNEVEEKEPEDKEMTLEEYEKVREEKRKGLQALKSEERKVDAKEFQAMKQLANKKTSDDIFVKLGSEKDKRKESAEKEEKAKKSVSINEFLKPPEGQSYYSSGGRGRGRGRGPRGGYGGASDSSNFKAPSIEDEGQFPTLGGK, via the exons ATGGCGACTCTGAACCCATTTGATTTACTGGAAGACGATGACACGGAGGACCCATCTTTGTTGATTGCTGCCCACCAGAAGAAGATCGAGCCGAAGAAACCCTCTGTGCAGCCTGAAAAGCCGGTGCCTCCGCCAGCTAAGCTACCCTCGAAGCCTCTCCCCCCTTCCGAAGCTG TCAGAGAGGCAAAAACTGAATCTGGCCGAGGAGGGGGCAGCAGTGGCCGTGGCCGTGGATATGGGCGCGGTCGTGGTGCTGGTAGTGGCTTCAATGGGGAGACAACCAACACCAGCAACTCACCTGGAAATAAGGCAATATCGGGTGCTCAGGGTGCAACTGACGAGGCTGATAGTAGGGCTTCTTCTGGAAGGCGTGGTGGCTATGGTGGACCTCGTGGCCCTTTTCGTGGTGGCCGCCGAGGTGGTTTCAGCAATGGAGGGGAAGATGAAGGTGAGCGCGACCGTCCTCGTCGAGCATTTGATCGCCATAGTGGAACTGGGCGTGG AAGCAGCGAGATGAAACGCGAGGGATCTGGCCGAGGGAACTGGGGTACACAGATTGATGAACCAGTTTC AGTGGTCGAGGAGGCTCCTAATGAAGGAGAGAAAATTCTGGACGCTGAAAAGCCCCCAGGAGAGGTGAATGCTGCAACTGATGGAAACAAGGAAGCTGCCTCAAATGAAGTTGAGGAGAAGGAACCTGAGGACAAG GAAATGACTCTTGAAGAGTATGAGAAAGTTCGGGAGGAGAAAAGGAAGGGTCTTCAAGCTCTTAAATCTGAGGAAAGGAAGGTTGATGCAAAAGAGTTTCAAGCTATGAAGCAGCTTGCAAATAAGAAAACTTCTGATGACATTTTTGTCAAATTG GGCTCTGAAAAAGATAAGAGAAAAGAGTCAGCtgagaaagaagaaaaagccAAGAAG TCTGTCAGCATCAACGAGTTCTTGAAACCTCCCGAGGGCCAAAGTTACTACAGTTCTGGTGGTCGTGGACGAGGGCGTGGTCGCGGCCCTAGAGGAGGCTACGGTGGAGCCAGTGACTCGAGCAACTTTAAAGCACCTTCCATAGAAGATGAAGGACAGTTCCCTACATTAGGTGGCAAATAA
- the LOC140970661 gene encoding uncharacterized protein isoform X1, with protein MEDRGAGGGGSFVAVRRISPGLDRGSACHSSSAEVVAGSTAWLGRGLSCVCAQGRDSDARPSFDLTPAQEECLIRLQSRIDVAYDSSFPEHQEALRALWAAAFPEEKLHGLISEQWKEMGWQGKDPSTDFRGGGFISLENLLYFARNYPKSFQDLLWKQEGDRALWEYPFAVAGVNITFMLIQMLDLEAVKPRTLVGVIFLKFLTENESALDLLYCIAFKLMDHQWLAMHASYMDFNTVMKATRRQLERELLQEDITRLEDLPSYELLSR; from the exons ATGGAGGATAGAGGAGCTGGAGGAGGGGGATCGTTTGTGGCGGTTAGGCGGATTTCGCCGGGGCTCGATCGAGGAAGTGCTTGCCACTCATCTTCTG CCGAGGTTGTAGCAGGGTCCACAGCATGGCTTGGTCGAGGCCTTTCATGTGTTTGTGCTCAGGGAAGAGATAGTGATGCTCGTCCATCATTTGATTTGACACCTGCGCAG GAGGAATGCCTAATCAGGCTACAGAGTCGAATAGATGTTGCGTATGATAGTTCCTTTCCTGAACATCAG GAAGCTCTGAGGGCGCTGTGGGCTGCTGCCTTTCCTGAGGAGAAACTACACGGTTTAATTTCTGAGCAGTGGAAGGAGATGGGTTGGCAAGGAAAAGATCCATCTACAGATTTTCG TGGTGGCGGCTTCATATCATTGGAAAATTTATTATACTTCGCAAGGAACTATCCA AAATCGTTTCAGGATCTTCTTTGGAAGCAAGAAGGCGATCGGGCCTTGTGGGAATACCCATTTGCTGTGGCTGGTGTCAACATCACATTCATGCTTATTCAGATGCTTGATCTTGAAGCAG TAAAACCTCGTACACTAGTGGGAGTCATTTTTTTGAAGTTTCTAACAG AAAATGAATCTGCATTGGACCTTCTATATTGTATTGCATTCAAGTTAATGGACCATCAATGGCTTGCCATGCATGCCTCTTACATGGATTTCAAT ACTGTGATGAAAGCTACTCGGCGACAGCTGGAACGGGAGCTCCTTCAAGAAGATATAACACGCCTTGAAGACTTACCTTCATACGAGCTTCTCAGTCGATAG
- the LOC140970656 gene encoding serine/threonine-protein kinase D6PKL1, whose translation MERIPESLQLPRQLPFAAKVKSHPNFSRREEVQKPSLMVEFSELDSPTPAQAMKGKIYLQEDQEHMPGMLSFNISGDAFEDIGSTSFHGVSHPPEPVDTDLMRPVYLPIGQNNGDGKYVLKSMSVKGRPSKEDFSIKVSGSKPIPPSPTEVVNKEAIYLAAVSYPFSVQRPSRNTEANPLRCSEDKECVWDTSLPPSGNVSPHSSIDSFGVATAMSMGNSCTRTCQSDGIMSDGMLSVDRNYESTKESILGDSLESTKSSLSRASDSSGLSDDSNWSNITGSANKPHKGNDPRWKAILAVRSCDGILGMSHFKLMKRLGCGDIGSVYLSELSTTQCFFAMKVMDKASLASRKKLTRAQTEREILQLLDHPFLPTLYTHFETDRFSCLVMEYCPGGDLHTLRQKQPGKHFSEYAARFYAAEVLLALEYLHMLGVVYRDLKPENVLVREDGHIMLSDFDLSLRCAVSPTLIRASAFGGAAFCVQPACIEPTSACIQPSCFLPRIFPSKNKKRFGRPPAEPGKTSGTLPELVAEPTAARSMSFVGTHEYLAPEIIKGEGHGSAVDWWTFGVFLHELLYGKTPFKGSGNRATLFNVVGQQLKFSDSPATSYASRDLIRGLLVKEPQHRLGVKRGATEIKQHPFFEGINWALIRCNTPPEVPRPVEPELPVMCGQFQPVDVGTGSKTIVGATEMKSGGKFLDFEFF comes from the exons ATGGAAAGGATACCCGAATCCCTACAACTTCCCAGGCAGCTGCCTTTTGCGGCGAAGGTGAAGAGTCACCCCAATTTCTCCAGAAGAGAAGAGGTTCAAAAACCTTCCCTGATGGTGGAATTTTCTGAGTTGGATTCACCTACTCCTGCCCAAGCAATGAAAGGGAAAATCTATTTGCAGGAGGATCAAGAACACATGCCAGGCATGCTTTCGTTTAACATCAGCGGCGATGCATTTGAAGATATCGGCTCTACTTCATTTCATGGGGTAAGTCATCCTCCTGAACCAGTCGACACTGATTTGATGAGGCCTGTCTATTTACCAATTGGTCAGAACAATGGGGATGGAAAATATGTACTTAAAAGTATGTCTGTAAAGGGCCGCCCTTCTAAGGAAGATTTTTCAATCAAGGTGTCGGGTAGTAAACCGATCCCGCCTTCACCCACAGAGGTTGTAAACAAAGAAGCTATCTATTTAGCTGCTGTATCGTACCCATTTTCTGTTCAACGTCCATCCCGAAATACCGAAGCAAACCCCCTCCGGTGTTCAGAGGATAAGGAATGTGTATGGGACACGTCATTACCTCCAAGTGGGAATGTTAGTCCACATAGTAGCATTGATAGTTTCGGTGTTGCCACGGCTATGAGTATGGGAAATAGCTGCACTAGAACGTGCCAGAGCGATGGGATAATGAGTGATGGTATGCTTAGTGTGGACAGGAACTATGAGAGTACGAAAGAGAGCATTCTTGGGGATTCGCTCGAGAGTACTAAATCTAGCCTCAGTCGAGCAAGTGATAGCAGCGGACTAAGCGATGATAGTAACTGGAGTAACATTACGGGCAGCGCAAATAAGCCTCACAAGGGAAATGATCCTAGGTGGAAGGCTATCCTTGCTGTTCGATCATGTGATGGTATTTTAGGCATGAGCCATTTCAAGTTAATGAAAAGACTCGGATGCGGGGATATTGGAAGTGTGTATCTTTCCGAGTTGAGTACAACTCAGTGTTTCTTTGCGATGAAGGTAATGGATAAGGCATCCCTTGCTAGCAGGAAGAAGTTGACAAGAGCCCAGACGGAACGAGAAATCTTGCAGTTACTTGATCATCCGTTCTTGCCAACATTATACACACATTTTGAAACAGATAGATTTTCATGTTTGGTCATGGAATATTGTCCTGGAGGAGATCTTCATACCCTGAGGCAGAAACAACCTGGGAAACATTTTTCAGAATATGCTGCAAG GTTTTATGCTGCAGAAGTTCTACTGGCACTCGAGTATCTTCACATGCTTGGAGTTGTCTATAGGGATCTGAAACCAGAAAATGTTCTAGTCCGCGAAGATGGCCACATTATGCTTTCAGATTTTGACCTTTCCCTGCGTTGTGCTGTTTCACCAACCCTGATAAGAGCTTCTGCATTTGGAGGGGCTGCGTTCTGTGTACAGCCAGCATGTATTGAGCCCACCTCAGCATGCATTCAGCCTTCATGTTTCCTTCCTCGGATCTTTCCctcaaaaaataagaaaaggtTTGGAAGGCCCCCAGCCGAGCCTGGGAAGACTTCTGGTACGCTCCCCGAGCTAGTTGCAGAACCTACTGCGGCACGTTCCATGTCATTTGTTGGGACTCATGAGTACTTAGCACCCGAAATCATCAAGGGCGAAGGCCATGGCAGTGCAGTAGACTGGTGGACTTTCGGTGTGTTCTTACATGAACTACTCTATGGTAAAACACCATTCAAGGGTTCCGGAAATCGAGCCACTCTTTTCAATGTTGTAGGGCAGCAGCTCAAATTCTCTGATTCGCCAGCTACCAGTTATGCAAGCCGGGATCTTATAAGAGGATTGCTAGTTAAAGAACCGCAGCATAGGCTCGGTGTGAAAAGAGGAGCAACAGAAATAAAGCAGCACCCTTTCTTTGAAGGCATAAATTGGGCTTTGATACGTTGCAACACGCCGCCAGAGGTGCCAAGACCAGTCGAGCCGGAGCTTCCCGTGATGTGTGGGCAATTCCAGCCTGTCGATGTGGGCACTGGCAGCAAAACGATTGTAGGTGCAACAGAGATGAAATCTGGGGGTAAATTTCTGGATTTTGAGTTCTTTTAA
- the LOC140970658 gene encoding RGG repeats nuclear RNA binding protein A-like isoform X3: MATLNPFDLLEDDDTEDPSLLIAAHQKKIEPKKPSVQPEKPVPPPAKLPSKPLPPSEAVREAKTESGRGGGSSGRGRGYGRGRGAGSGFNGETTNTSNSPGNKAISGAQGATDEADSRASSGRRGGYGGPRGPFRGGRRGGFSNGGEDEGERDRPRRAFDRHSGTGRGSSEMKREGSGRGNWGTQIDEPVSVVEEAPNEGEKILDAEKPPGEVNAATDGNKEAASNEVEEKEPEDKEMTLEEYEKVREEKRKGLQALKSEERKVDAKEFQAMKQLANKKTSDDIFVKLGSEKDKRKESAEKEEKAKKLDYR; encoded by the exons ATGGCGACTCTGAACCCATTTGATTTACTGGAAGACGATGACACGGAGGACCCATCTTTGTTGATTGCTGCCCACCAGAAGAAGATCGAGCCGAAGAAACCCTCTGTGCAGCCTGAAAAGCCGGTGCCTCCGCCAGCTAAGCTACCCTCGAAGCCTCTCCCCCCTTCCGAAGCTG TCAGAGAGGCAAAAACTGAATCTGGCCGAGGAGGGGGCAGCAGTGGCCGTGGCCGTGGATATGGGCGCGGTCGTGGTGCTGGTAGTGGCTTCAATGGGGAGACAACCAACACCAGCAACTCACCTGGAAATAAGGCAATATCGGGTGCTCAGGGTGCAACTGACGAGGCTGATAGTAGGGCTTCTTCTGGAAGGCGTGGTGGCTATGGTGGACCTCGTGGCCCTTTTCGTGGTGGCCGCCGAGGTGGTTTCAGCAATGGAGGGGAAGATGAAGGTGAGCGCGACCGTCCTCGTCGAGCATTTGATCGCCATAGTGGAACTGGGCGTGG AAGCAGCGAGATGAAACGCGAGGGATCTGGCCGAGGGAACTGGGGTACACAGATTGATGAACCAGTTTC AGTGGTCGAGGAGGCTCCTAATGAAGGAGAGAAAATTCTGGACGCTGAAAAGCCCCCAGGAGAGGTGAATGCTGCAACTGATGGAAACAAGGAAGCTGCCTCAAATGAAGTTGAGGAGAAGGAACCTGAGGACAAG GAAATGACTCTTGAAGAGTATGAGAAAGTTCGGGAGGAGAAAAGGAAGGGTCTTCAAGCTCTTAAATCTGAGGAAAGGAAGGTTGATGCAAAAGAGTTTCAAGCTATGAAGCAGCTTGCAAATAAGAAAACTTCTGATGACATTTTTGTCAAATTG GGCTCTGAAAAAGATAAGAGAAAAGAGTCAGCtgagaaagaagaaaaagccAAGAAG CTGGATTATCGGTGA
- the LOC140970658 gene encoding RGG repeats nuclear RNA binding protein A-like isoform X2 — MATLNPFDLLEDDDTEDPSLLIAAHQKKIEPKKPSVQPEKPVPPPAKLPSKPLPPSEAVREAKTESGRGGGSSGRGRGYGRGRGAGSGFNGETTNTSNSPGNKAISGAQGATDEADSRASSGRRGGYGGPRGPFRGGRRGGFSNGGEDEGERDRPRRAFDRHSGTGRGSEMKREGSGRGNWGTQIDEPVSVVEEAPNEGEKILDAEKPPGEVNAATDGNKEAASNEVEEKEPEDKEMTLEEYEKVREEKRKGLQALKSEERKVDAKEFQAMKQLANKKTSDDIFVKLGSEKDKRKESAEKEEKAKKSVSINEFLKPPEGQSYYSSGGRGRGRGRGPRGGYGGASDSSNFKAPSIEDEGQFPTLGGK, encoded by the exons ATGGCGACTCTGAACCCATTTGATTTACTGGAAGACGATGACACGGAGGACCCATCTTTGTTGATTGCTGCCCACCAGAAGAAGATCGAGCCGAAGAAACCCTCTGTGCAGCCTGAAAAGCCGGTGCCTCCGCCAGCTAAGCTACCCTCGAAGCCTCTCCCCCCTTCCGAAGCTG TCAGAGAGGCAAAAACTGAATCTGGCCGAGGAGGGGGCAGCAGTGGCCGTGGCCGTGGATATGGGCGCGGTCGTGGTGCTGGTAGTGGCTTCAATGGGGAGACAACCAACACCAGCAACTCACCTGGAAATAAGGCAATATCGGGTGCTCAGGGTGCAACTGACGAGGCTGATAGTAGGGCTTCTTCTGGAAGGCGTGGTGGCTATGGTGGACCTCGTGGCCCTTTTCGTGGTGGCCGCCGAGGTGGTTTCAGCAATGGAGGGGAAGATGAAGGTGAGCGCGACCGTCCTCGTCGAGCATTTGATCGCCATAGTGGAACTGGGCGTGG CAGCGAGATGAAACGCGAGGGATCTGGCCGAGGGAACTGGGGTACACAGATTGATGAACCAGTTTC AGTGGTCGAGGAGGCTCCTAATGAAGGAGAGAAAATTCTGGACGCTGAAAAGCCCCCAGGAGAGGTGAATGCTGCAACTGATGGAAACAAGGAAGCTGCCTCAAATGAAGTTGAGGAGAAGGAACCTGAGGACAAG GAAATGACTCTTGAAGAGTATGAGAAAGTTCGGGAGGAGAAAAGGAAGGGTCTTCAAGCTCTTAAATCTGAGGAAAGGAAGGTTGATGCAAAAGAGTTTCAAGCTATGAAGCAGCTTGCAAATAAGAAAACTTCTGATGACATTTTTGTCAAATTG GGCTCTGAAAAAGATAAGAGAAAAGAGTCAGCtgagaaagaagaaaaagccAAGAAG TCTGTCAGCATCAACGAGTTCTTGAAACCTCCCGAGGGCCAAAGTTACTACAGTTCTGGTGGTCGTGGACGAGGGCGTGGTCGCGGCCCTAGAGGAGGCTACGGTGGAGCCAGTGACTCGAGCAACTTTAAAGCACCTTCCATAGAAGATGAAGGACAGTTCCCTACATTAGGTGGCAAATAA
- the LOC140970664 gene encoding nucleoside diphosphate kinase 1: protein MEQTFIMIKPDGVQRGLVGEIIGRFEQKGFTLKGLKLITVDRPFAESHYADLSAKPFFNGLVEYIISGPVVAMVWEGKGVVTTGRKIIGATNPAESAPGTIRGDYAIDIGRNVIHGSDAVESAKKEIALWFPEGIAEWRSSLHSWIYE from the exons ATGGAGCAGACTTTCATTATGATCAAGCCTGATGGGGTTCAAAGAGGCCTG GTTGGTGAGATTATTGGCAGGTTTGAGCAGAAAGGTTTCACTTTGAAAG GGTTAAAGCTTATCACTGTTGATCGTCCTTTTGCTGAGAGCCACTATGCTGATTTATCAGCAAAGCCCTTCTTCAATGGGCTCGTAGAATATATTATCTCTGGCCCTGTTGTTGCCATGGTTTGGGAAGGCAAGGGTGTGGTAACTACTGGCAGGAAGATCATTGGAGCCACCAATCCTGCTGAGTCTGCCCCTGGGACCATCCGTGGTGATTATGCTATTGACATTGGCAG AAACGTCATTCATGGTAGCGACGCAGTTGAGAGTGCAAAGAAGGAGATTGCTCTCTGGTTCCCAGAAGGAATCGCTGAATGGAGGAGCAGCCTTCATTCTTGGATTTACGAGTGA